One genomic segment of Syngnathus typhle isolate RoL2023-S1 ecotype Sweden linkage group LG8, RoL_Styp_1.0, whole genome shotgun sequence includes these proteins:
- the nfkb2 gene encoding nuclear factor NF-kappa-B p100 subunit, translating into MTETQLINGYDNDLQFNLTPYEYIPPVDVKTEAYVPETAHGPYVQIIEEPKQRGFRFRYECEGPSHGGLPGASSEKNRRTYPTVKINNYVGHARVEVQLVTHTDPPHVHAHSLVGRHCNDNGTCTLDVGPNDLTASFSNLGILHVTKKGVVEVLTRRLREERRRGGSAHLTAAEESALSKDAKELSKIVDLNIVRLKFTAFLKDSNGGFTRALKAVVSNRIYDSKSPNASNLKISRIDKTCGSVLGGDEIFLLCDKVQKDDIEIRFYEDEDGGWEAFGDFAPTDVHKQYAIVFKTPPYHTAELERPVTVFLQLKRKKAGDCSDPKHFTYIPHVQDKEEVLKKKQKPLPHYEPWRGGGERGGGAGGGFEGATGEGFHFSQHMNGAAGGGGVFYSGSIVGFGGRGAHMAGSTPQHGQLSVVSRTPHSAFTAAAAFLARASDATCRAREALLRYCMSGDARFLLRPHGCLCATPDASGDTPLHLAVIHQQTAVACQLIDTFLSNGQGHLLDVANHLQQTPLHLAVVTRQACVVEALMKAGVDPGWRDKDGRCPLHLAALGGDIATLRAALSNLGQAHAHLLITADYHGLAPLHLAVRRDGHRCLRLLVESGAKVDAPELKGGHTALHMAVEQNLLKVACTLVTELTADVNAHTFGGNTPLHLAAAAHAHTLCSVLLAAGADKDAENDEPLVLSSSDEDEEVVGTEASSQPKGCRKRRMGGHTPLDLTTCQKVRKLLMSASAWQATEKSQGKADGEHWHVDACTLRDLEEVLSDAGVPWNKLADRLGMMTLAHLYRDSPAPYHSLLQHYQLGGGPVEDVLEALESLGVHDGVRLLRRHHGTDVRAPQDKLRQESTVDSGFGSQLAEDERPPAANH; encoded by the exons ATGACGGAAACTCAGTTGATCAACGGCTACGACAAcgat TTACAGTTTAATTTGACGCCTTATGAATACATTCCTCCTGTGGACGTGAAGACTGAAGCGTACGTACCTGAGACAG CGCATGGCCCGTATGTCCAAATCATCGAAGAGCCCAAACAG CGGGGATTTCGCTTTCGTTACGAGTGCGAGGGTCCTTCGCACGGAGGCCTGCCAGGAGCTTCCAGCGAGAAGAACAGAAGGACGTACCCCACCGTCAAG ATCAACAACTATGTGGGTCACGCGCGTGTGGAGGTCCAGTTGGTGACTCACACGGACCCGCCGCATGTGCACGCTCACAGCCTGGTGGGACGCCACTGCAACGACAACGGGACATGCACCCTGGACGTGGGACCCAACGACCTGACCGCCTC TTTCAGCAACCTGGGCATCCTCCATGTGACCAAAAAAGGTGTGGTGGAGGTTCTTACGCGTCGGCTGCGAGAGGAACGGCGTCGGGGAGGTTCGGCCCACCTGACTGCGGCCGAGGAGAGCGCCCTGAGCAAGGACGCCAAGGAGCTGTCCAAGATAGTGGACCTCAACATCGTTAGACTCAAGTTCACCGCCTTCCTGAAAGACAGCAACGGAGGATTCACGCGAGCGCTCAAGGCTGTGGTGTCCAACCGCATCTACGACAGCA AATCTCCCAACGCGTCCAACCTGAAGATCTCCCGCATCGACAAGACATGCGGATCCGTGCTCGGAGGAGACGAGATCTTCCTCCTGTGTGACAAAGTCCAAAAAG ACGACATTGAGATCCGCTTTTACGAGGACGAGGATGGAGGCTGGGAGGCTTTCGGAGACTTTGCTCCAACAGACGTCCACAAACAG TACGCCATCGTGTTCAAGACGCCACCGTACCACACCGCAGAGCTCGAGCGGCCCGTCACTGTTTTCTTGCAACTCAAGAGGAAGAAGGCGGGAGACTGCAGTGACCCCAAACACTTCACATACATACCCCACGTTCAAG ACAAAGAGGAGGTGCTGAAGAAGAAACAAAAGCCCCTCCCCCACTATGAGCCCTGGCGAGGAGGCGGCgaacgaggaggaggagctggcgGAGGCTTTGAGGGCGCCACAGGTGAAG GTTTTCACTTCAGCCAACACATGAATGGCGCGGCGGGGGGCGGTGGAGTTTTCTATTCGGGGAGCATCGTTGGctttggaggaagaggagcacaCATGGCGGGCTCTACCCCCCAGCACGGACAACTGTCAGTTGTTAGTAGGACACCCCACTCCGCATTCACAG CTGCCGCCGCCTTCCTGGCCAGAGCATCTGACGCCACTTGTCGCGCGCGTGAAGCCCTCCTGCGGTACTGCATGAGTGGCGACGCTCGCTTCCTTCTGCGGCCACACGGATGCCTATGTGCCACGCCAGACGCCAGTGGAGACAC TCCCCTGCACCTGGCGGTCATCCATCAGCAGACGGCCGTCGCTTGCCAGCTGATTGACACCTTTCTTAGCAACGGGCAGGGACACCTTCTCGATGTGGCCAACCACCTGCAGCAG ACTCCACTGCACCTGGCGGTGGTGACACGTCAAGCATGTGTGGTGGAGGCGCTGATGAAGGCGGGGGTGGACCCTGGCTGGCGGGACAAAGATGGGCGCTGCCCGCTGCACCTTGCAGCGCTGGGCGGCGACATAGCCACGCTACGTGCCGCGCTGTCCAACCTGGGCCAAGCACATGCCCACCTCTTGATCACAGCCGATTACCATG GTTTGGCCCCACTTCACCTGGCGGTTCGTCGTGACGGTCATCGGTGTTTACGGCTGCTGGTGGAGAGTGGCGCTAAGGTGGACGCGCCCGAGTTGAAGGGCGGACACACTGCTCTGCACATGGCCGTGGAGCAAAACCTCCTCAAGGTTGCCTGCACGCTGGTCACCGAG TTGACGGCGGATGTGAACGCTCACACTTTTGGAGGAAACACGCCGCTTCATCTGGCCGCTgccgcacacgcgcacacgctgtGCTCCGTGCTGCTCGCTGCCG GTGCGGACAAAGACGCAGAGAATGACGAGCCGCTGGTCTTAAGTTCCTCTGACGAGGACGAGGAGGTGGTGGGGACCGAAGCATCCTCGCAGCCAAAGGGGTGCCGCAAGAGGCGAATGGGCGGTCACACACCGCTGGACCTGACTACGTGTCAGAAG GTCAGGAAGCTGCTGATGTCTGCGTCGGCGTGGCAGGCCACCGAGAAGAGCCAAGGCAAAGCAG ATGGGGAGCATTGGCACGTCGACGCCTGTACGCTTCGTGACCTAGAGGAGGTGCTGAGCGACGCTGGTGTTCCATGGAACAAATTGGCCGACAGACTGGGGATGATGACGCTGGCTCACCTCTACCGGGATAGCCCAGCCCCCTACCACAGCCTCCTGCAACACTACCAG CTGGGCGGTGGTCCCGTGGAAGATGTGCTGGAGGCCTTGGAGTCACTGGGCGTCCATGACGGCGTCCGCTTGCTGCGCCGCCACCACGGCACCGACGTGCGCGCACCGCAAGACAAACTCAGACAAG AATCGACGGTGGACAGCGGCTTTGGCAGTCAGCTAGCAGAAGACGAGCGGCCGCCTGCGGCCAATCACTGA